The Actinomyces viscosus genome segment CCCGTCGTCTCGCCACGGTGGTGGCGGCCCTGACTGTCTGCGGCTCACTGACCGCCCTTCCGGGCACGTCTCCAGCTCCCGGCGTGAGCGAGGCCCCGCCTCCCACCGTCCAGGATCCCGCGTATCCCGAGCTCACGAGCGCCCCGGACGGGCAGGTCGGATCGGTGACGTCCTCACCGGGCTCATTCCTCACGGATGCCAGCCTCATCGGCCGGTTCATCGAGGAGACGGGAGCGAGCAACGACCTGGGACAGCCGCTGGGCCCCAGGCGGCCGCGCGGACGTTACCAGTGGCCGACCGGAGCGCCGGCCACCGTGGTGGAGGGCTTCGATCCTCCCGCCGTCGTATGGGGGCGCGGACACCGGGGAGTCGATCTCGCCGCCGCGGAAGGCAGTCAGGTCCGCAGCGCCGCCGCCGGAACCGTCGTCTTCGCCGGCATGGTGGCCGGGCGGCCGGTGGTCTCCATCGACCACGGCGACGGGATCCGCACCACCTATGAGCCGGTGGAGCCCTCGGTCAGCGCAGGCGAGACGGTGGGCGCCGGTCAGGTCATCGGCACCTTGCTGCCGGGGCACCGATCGGACGGGGTCTGCGCCCTGCACTGGGGCGCGCGCACCGGCCCCAAGACCTACATCAACCCGCTGCGCCTGCTGCAACCGGCCGTCATCCGCCTCAAGCCGGTCCACTAGGTCGTGTTGCGAAGAGCGGCTCAGGCGCGGGGGAAGGCCTGCTCGTAGACGCTGCGCAGCCGCTCGGCCGAGACGTGGGTGTAGCGCTGGGTGGTGGCTAGCGAGGAGTGTCCCAGGAGCTCCTGGACGCTGCGCAGGTCCGCTCCCCCGCCCAGGACGTGGGTGGCGGCGCTGTGGCGCAGCCCGTGCGGCCCCAGGTCGGGCACCTGGGCGGCCGCGCACAGGCGGTGGACGACGTCGCGCACCGCACGGGGGTCGATGCGCCGCCCTCGCGCCCCCAGGAAGAGCGCGGCGCCGGCGTCGGGGGCGCAGACCTCACCGCGCCGCCCCAGCCAGCCTTCCAGGGCCCTGGCGGCGGGTAGCCCGTAGGGGACGGTGCGTTCCTTACGGCCCTTGCCCAGGACCCGCAGGGTGCGTTGGGAGTGGTCGAGGTCGGTGACGTCGAGGCCGACGAGCTCGGAGACTCGTACACCGGTCGCGTAGAGCGTCTCGATGATGGCCAGGTCCCGCACGGCCAGGGAGTCCCCGCCGGAGGCGAGGTCCGCGGCAGTCTGCAGCAGCTGTTCCGCCTGTTGGGTCGTCAGAACGCCGGGCAGGCGGTTGTCGACGCGGGGGGCGCGCAGCCGCGCGGCGACGTCTAAGGCGAGCAGGTCCTCCTCGAAGGCCCAGGCGGAGAAGGTGCGGATGGATGCGGAGCGGCGGGCCAGGGTGGCGCGCGAGTGGCCGCTGGCGGCCAGGGTGGCGAGCCATTCGCGCAGGTCCGCCAGGTCGAGGGTGGCCAGGGCGGCGTCAATGGGTTCAGTGTCCCCCTCACCGACACCGAGGAAGCTCAGCAGGTCGCCCACGTCGGCGAGGTAGGCGCGCACGGTGTGTCCGGACAGGTCCCGCTGCAGGGCCAGGTAGCTGCGGTAGGAGGCGAGCAGATCGGCGCGCGTCCTCGACATGGGGCACCTCCTCTCACGACAGCGATGACGAACAACGGCGGTGATCGGCTTGATCCGTCAGGTTCTTATCGGTCCATTCGAAGGTCTGCTTGCAGGACCGGGCGATACGGGCACCTGAAGACTACGGCACCCGGTGCCGGGGCAGGCCCGCCGTCGGAAGCACGCCGCGCACATCGACAGCACACGGCGTGCCAGCGCCTCCCTGACAGCACCCCGCCCTCGCCCCAAGATGCGGCGCCTCAGCGACGATCCGCGCGACTCACCACCTTCACCGGAGGGCGGCAGTATTTCCGCCCGATACAGAAGTCGCCACACTGATTTAACACGCAACCTCGTCAGTCGGATCACAAATTCATAACAACTGTCCGGCCAGCATGACGGAGCAAGTCGACCTTTTTGCTTGATCTCGACGAAAAGCCCGCCTCATCTCTGTGTCTCACCACATATGGAACGGTTGTTTTCGTCCGACAAGGAAGTTAGCATCTCGCTCGTTCTTACGAGCATCATCCCCCTGGCCCATCCCTATTTCTGCTGGAGCGCCACTGTGAAACGGTTGTCCAGGCGCCGTGTCTATGTCGGCGTCATTGCGGTACTGACCGCTGCGGCTCTGGTCGCCATCGTCCTGCACCCGGGGATGGTCACTCATGACGTCGACCTTCATGACGGCGGGGTGTGGGTGACTAACGGGAAGATGAAGATGGTCGCCCATCTCAACTACCCCTCGCAGACGCTCGACGGCGGGCTGCGCACCTCCTCGGCGAGCTTCGACGTCGACCAGTCTGGCTCCCAGGTCTTCATGTCCGACGAGTCCTCGGACACCTATACGCAGATCGATGTGGCCCGCATGACGCTCATGCCGCCGAACACCTCGACCGGCTCATCATCCATGGAGCTGGGTGGGGGCCGCATCGGGGTTGCCGATCCGACCACGGGCAAGGTCTGGGTCACCAGTGCCTCCGATGCCTCCACCTTCAGCCAGTCAGCAGCTCCTCCCACCATCTCCGACATGCCCGGCGCCGTCCTGGCCATGGGCACCGACGGCTCGGCTCACGTCGCATCGCTCAAGAGCGGTACCGTCAAGACGGTCACGCCCCGAGGCTCCGTCAACGACATCTCGACCACCTCCCTGCCCACATTGGCCAACGACGCCGAGCTGCAGATCAGCGCAGTGGGAGACAAGAGCATGGTCCTCGACCGCCGCAGCGGCACCCTCGTACTGCCGGGGGGTAAGACGGCCTCGTTGTCCGGGGACGACCTCCAGCTCCAGGTTCCCGGCCCCCAGGCCGACGAGGTCCTGGTCTCCTCGACGTCCGGGCTGCTTCGCGTGAGCCTGTCCGGGAAGGTCTCCTCGGTCTCCCCCGGCGTCACCGGCGGCAGCCCCTCCCGGCCCGCGCAGCACTCGGGCTGCGCCTATGCGGCCTGGGGGGTCAAGGGTTCCTTCCTGCGGGACTGCGCGGGCACCGCCAACGACGTCGACATCCCAGTCCCCACTCTCAACAACGTCTCGAAGGCCGTCTTCCGCACGAACCGCGACGTCATCGTCCTCAACGACATCCCCACCGGCGGCGTGTGGCTGCCGGACAAGAACATGGTCCAGGTCGACAACTGGGAGCAGATCAACTCACAGACGAAGAGCGAGGAGTACTCCGACGAGAAGTCCACCGAGACCCGGGACGAGGCCACTCAGGAGCGGTCCAAGGAGAACACTCCCCCCGAGGCCCAGGACGACTCCTTCGGAGTGCGGCCCGGACGGACCTCCTACCTGCCGGTCATTGCCAATGACACCGATCCCGACGGCGACGTCCTGGTGGCCACCGCGACCTCTCAGCCGTCCTTCGGAAAGGTGGGTCAGGTGCGCTCCGGCGCCGCCCTCCAGGTGAAGGTGGACGACAACGCCACAGGCTCATCGTCCTTCGCCTACACCCTCGATGACGGCCAGGCACAGTCCAGCGCCAACGTCACTCTCAATGTCCACCCCTTCTCCGTCAACGCCGGGCCCGAGCAGAAACGGATCTCCTCCCTCGACCTGGCCTCCGGAGCAAGCACGACTCTCAATGTCTCCGACGACTGGCTCGACCCCGACGGCGACCCCGTCTACCTCAAGAGCATCTCCTTCCCCTCGGGGTTCGACGTCACGTACCGGGCCGACGGCACCATCACGGTCAAGGACATGGGGCAGACGGCGGGCAGCACGGACCTGACCGTCACCTACTCCGACGGCACCAAGGACACTGAGGGTCGCCTGACGGT includes the following:
- a CDS encoding murein hydrolase activator EnvC family protein, giving the protein MSEAPPPTVQDPAYPELTSAPDGQVGSVTSSPGSFLTDASLIGRFIEETGASNDLGQPLGPRRPRGRYQWPTGAPATVVEGFDPPAVVWGRGHRGVDLAAAEGSQVRSAAAGTVVFAGMVAGRPVVSIDHGDGIRTTYEPVEPSVSAGETVGAGQVIGTLLPGHRSDGVCALHWGARTGPKTYINPLRLLQPAVIRLKPVH
- a CDS encoding tyrosine recombinase XerC, whose product is MSRTRADLLASYRSYLALQRDLSGHTVRAYLADVGDLLSFLGVGEGDTEPIDAALATLDLADLREWLATLAASGHSRATLARRSASIRTFSAWAFEEDLLALDVAARLRAPRVDNRLPGVLTTQQAEQLLQTAADLASGGDSLAVRDLAIIETLYATGVRVSELVGLDVTDLDHSQRTLRVLGKGRKERTVPYGLPAARALEGWLGRRGEVCAPDAGAALFLGARGRRIDPRAVRDVVHRLCAAAQVPDLGPHGLRHSAATHVLGGGADLRSVQELLGHSSLATTQRYTHVSAERLRSVYEQAFPRA